A single Candidatus Liberibacter asiaticus DNA region contains:
- the bamA gene encoding outer membrane protein assembly factor BamA, producing the protein MHKSTEDFRRIKRLLEKYFPRSFQMGFIILFYAIFGLSAVYGSNTSIVRRIEIRGATNVGKEVILSRIPVVVGQSISDADLDHAVKNIYAMGYFSNVKIKIVDSVLIIDLIERKIINHLFFSGNNNLKDDQLKMIVRSRSAAAYDEDTVNADVHNIKQAYASIGYLNVMVKVQHHSISPTTLNITYVIEEGVKAKINSIRFVGNKNYSHARLERVISIRTSGYFSFGKTDVYSKERMSFDEEAIRAFYHDRGYAAVKVSSQVLFDKQKSGYVLIFQIDEGEIYTVGNISIQSTLQEIQKKTLLSLIRIRSGNLYNPQEIKESSEKISKYFFSGERPFVRVKTRINRDFAKRIVDIEYLIDQGSPLYVKRIEIEGNDQSYDSVIRRELELSEGDPINYSMIERAKRRIMATGYFSEVNISQLPANDVSDYVILRVSVKQLSAGSVGIATNYEVDKGMGVEGHIDDNNFFGQGYRARLAAGFGRHAVQNYTFSVEDPYFLGSPISAGFDLQKTHLEDGSLDINDESAAVRMIVPITESISTSFKYDLRFLQYGAISEKEKIPSIYTTLIEHGKFSSHSISQSIIYNTLDNPIVPRKGMLISSSYDYAGFGGDSQYHRIGSRASYFYLLSDDSDIVGSLRFGYGCVIPSNKNLQLFDQFSVSSNYYLRGFAYKGIGPRVDKKYAIGGKIYSSASAAVSFPMPLVPERAGLRGAFFVDSATLYANHVALGADKLEGNDSFWRVSTGVEIMWNSPLGMMGVYYGIPLRHREGDKIQQFGFRIGNRM; encoded by the coding sequence GTGCATAAAAGTACAGAAGATTTTCGCAGAATTAAAAGGTTGTTAGAAAAATATTTTCCAAGATCTTTTCAAATGGGATTTATCATTCTTTTTTATGCTATTTTTGGGCTTTCTGCTGTTTATGGGTCAAATACATCTATTGTTCGCCGGATTGAGATTCGAGGTGCCACGAATGTAGGTAAAGAGGTAATTTTGTCTCGTATTCCTGTAGTAGTAGGACAATCTATTTCTGATGCAGATTTGGATCATGCCGTGAAAAATATTTACGCTATGGGATATTTTTCTAATGTAAAAATCAAAATTGTAGATTCTGTTCTTATTATAGATTTAATAGAAAGAAAGATTATCAATCATCTTTTTTTTAGTGGGAATAATAATCTCAAAGATGATCAATTGAAGATGATAGTTCGCTCTCGATCTGCGGCTGCATACGATGAAGATACCGTCAATGCTGATGTGCATAACATCAAGCAAGCATACGCATCCATAGGATATTTAAATGTCATGGTGAAAGTACAACACCATTCTATTTCTCCGACAACGCTTAATATTACTTATGTGATTGAAGAAGGTGTCAAAGCAAAAATAAATTCGATTAGATTCGTGGGTAATAAAAATTATTCGCATGCTAGATTAGAAAGAGTTATTTCTATAAGAACATCGGGTTATTTTTCATTTGGTAAAACAGATGTTTATAGTAAAGAACGAATGAGTTTTGATGAAGAAGCTATACGGGCGTTTTATCATGATAGGGGTTATGCTGCCGTTAAAGTGTCTTCGCAAGTTTTATTTGATAAACAAAAGAGTGGTTACGTTCTGATTTTTCAGATTGATGAAGGTGAAATTTATACAGTGGGGAATATTTCTATTCAATCTACTTTACAAGAAATCCAGAAGAAAACGTTGCTTTCATTGATTCGAATTCGATCTGGTAATCTCTATAACCCACAGGAGATTAAAGAATCTAGTGAAAAGATTTCAAAATATTTCTTTTCTGGTGAAAGGCCTTTTGTTCGGGTAAAGACGAGAATTAATCGAGATTTTGCAAAGAGGATAGTGGATATTGAGTATCTGATTGATCAAGGTTCTCCTTTATATGTAAAGCGGATAGAAATTGAGGGGAATGATCAATCGTATGATTCTGTAATTCGGCGTGAACTTGAATTGAGTGAGGGAGATCCAATTAATTATTCCATGATTGAGCGTGCTAAGCGTCGTATCATGGCCACGGGTTATTTTTCTGAAGTCAATATTTCGCAATTGCCAGCAAATGATGTATCCGATTATGTGATTCTGAGGGTGAGCGTAAAACAACTGAGCGCTGGTTCTGTAGGTATAGCTACTAATTACGAAGTTGATAAGGGTATGGGCGTAGAAGGGCATATTGATGATAATAACTTTTTTGGTCAGGGGTATAGAGCTCGTTTAGCGGCAGGGTTTGGACGTCATGCAGTACAAAACTATACTTTTAGTGTTGAGGATCCATATTTTTTAGGGAGTCCTATATCCGCGGGTTTTGATCTCCAAAAAACCCATCTTGAAGATGGCTCTCTTGACATAAATGATGAATCTGCTGCTGTACGTATGATAGTTCCTATTACTGAAAGCATATCGACAAGTTTTAAGTATGATCTTAGGTTTTTACAATATGGTGCTATATCAGAAAAAGAAAAGATCCCTTCGATATATACAACGTTAATAGAACATGGAAAATTCAGCAGCCATTCTATTTCCCAAAGTATCATCTATAATACACTAGATAACCCAATTGTGCCACGTAAAGGCATGTTGATATCATCTTCTTATGATTATGCAGGTTTTGGAGGAGATTCTCAATATCATCGGATTGGATCTCGAGCATCGTATTTTTATCTTCTATCAGATGATTCTGATATTGTCGGTTCTTTACGATTTGGATATGGATGTGTCATTCCTAGCAATAAAAATTTGCAATTGTTTGATCAGTTCTCAGTGAGTTCGAATTATTATCTGAGGGGATTTGCATATAAGGGTATAGGTCCGCGTGTGGATAAGAAATATGCGATTGGAGGTAAGATTTATTCGTCTGCAAGTGCAGCAGTGAGTTTTCCCATGCCTCTTGTTCCTGAAAGGGCTGGTTTGCGTGGTGCTTTTTTTGTTGATTCTGCGACTCTTTATGCAAATCATGTTGCTCTCGGTGCCGATAAGCTGGAAGGGAATGATTCTTTCTGGCGTGTTTCTACTGGAGTAGAAATAATGTGGAATTCTCCACTCGGGATGATGGGTGTCTATTATGGTATACCATTGCGTCACCGAGAGGGTGATAAAATTCAGCAGTTTGGTTTTCGTATAGGTAATCGCATGTAG
- the lpxD gene encoding UDP-3-O-(3-hydroxymyristoyl)glucosamine N-acyltransferase: protein MQRLNFFVSHKGIALMKLAQSIGASLLDENFGERMIYSLSPIARASTGDISYIISRKFLNNIEKCKASAIICSQDIVPFIPKNIPCLLSDKPEVSFAIAGSILYPQAMHMEASSFEGGISPQAFLGEDVKIEDGVVIAPMAVVYPGVEIGRKTYVGPGSVIGAGVRIGRNCSIGAGSSIYSSLIGNSVILHSGVRIGNDGFGYARGVSDIHKIVHIGRVIIQDKVEIGANSAIDRGTIDDTIIGENTKIDNQVQIGHNVHIGCGCIIVSQVGIAGSTYIGDNVLIGGQCGIAGYLKIGDNVQIASKSGVLKDIPAGQQYGGMPARPIGEYLRHMVMLSKPSKYKIKR, encoded by the coding sequence GTGCAAAGATTGAATTTTTTTGTATCCCATAAGGGTATTGCCTTAATGAAATTAGCGCAAAGCATAGGGGCATCTCTTTTAGATGAAAATTTCGGCGAAAGGATGATTTATTCACTTTCTCCTATTGCACGTGCATCGACAGGAGATATCTCTTATATTATATCACGGAAGTTTCTTAATAATATTGAGAAATGTAAGGCTTCTGCGATAATTTGTAGCCAAGATATTGTGCCATTTATCCCTAAGAATATACCGTGTTTGTTGTCAGATAAGCCAGAAGTTTCTTTTGCAATTGCTGGATCTATTTTATATCCACAAGCAATGCATATGGAGGCATCTTCTTTTGAAGGAGGTATTAGTCCGCAAGCGTTTTTAGGCGAAGATGTGAAAATTGAAGATGGAGTTGTCATTGCCCCCATGGCTGTTGTATATCCGGGCGTTGAGATTGGGCGTAAAACATATGTGGGTCCAGGATCTGTGATAGGTGCAGGAGTTAGAATTGGGCGCAATTGTAGCATCGGAGCTGGTTCAAGTATTTATTCGTCTTTAATTGGAAATAGCGTTATTTTGCATTCGGGTGTAAGAATTGGGAATGATGGTTTTGGATATGCTCGGGGTGTATCGGATATACATAAAATAGTGCATATTGGTCGCGTAATCATTCAAGATAAAGTTGAAATTGGAGCCAATAGTGCTATTGATCGTGGTACAATCGATGATACAATCATTGGAGAAAATACGAAGATTGATAATCAGGTGCAAATCGGACATAACGTTCATATAGGTTGTGGGTGTATTATTGTTAGCCAAGTTGGTATTGCTGGATCTACTTATATTGGTGATAATGTTTTAATAGGAGGACAGTGTGGTATTGCGGGATATCTCAAGATAGGGGATAACGTACAGATTGCTTCTAAAAGCGGTGTGCTTAAAGATATTCCCGCGGGGCAGCAATATGGCGGTATGCCAGCTCGACCTATAGGCGAATATCTTCGCCATATGGTTATGCTAAGTAAACCTAGTAAATATAAGATAAAGAGGTAA
- the fabZ gene encoding 3-hydroxyacyl-ACP dehydratase FabZ yields MISDLACLDAKDIVELMRFLPHRYPFLLVDKVVNIQRDESAIGIKNVTFNEPHFMGHFPGRPVMPGVLILEGMAQTAGAICAIHNGFDQYAPPYLMSIDKARFRKPVFPGDRLEYHVNKVRNRVDLWKFQCCAKVENTVVAEAEICAMVMHEKKEKNESHG; encoded by the coding sequence ATGATCAGTGATCTTGCATGCTTAGATGCAAAAGATATTGTTGAATTAATGCGGTTTTTGCCCCATAGGTATCCTTTTTTGCTTGTGGATAAGGTAGTGAATATCCAACGGGACGAATCCGCGATAGGAATCAAGAATGTTACGTTTAATGAACCTCATTTTATGGGTCATTTCCCAGGGAGGCCTGTTATGCCAGGTGTTCTTATTCTTGAGGGTATGGCGCAAACAGCAGGTGCTATATGTGCAATTCATAATGGTTTCGATCAGTATGCGCCACCATACTTGATGTCAATTGATAAAGCGCGTTTTCGCAAACCAGTTTTCCCTGGAGATCGTTTAGAATATCATGTAAATAAAGTCCGCAATCGTGTTGATCTTTGGAAGTTTCAGTGTTGCGCAAAAGTGGAAAATACTGTTGTCGCTGAAGCGGAGATTTGTGCCATGGTTATGCATGAGAAAAAAGAGAAAAATGAGTCGCATGGGTAA
- the lpxA gene encoding acyl-ACP--UDP-N-acetylglucosamine O-acyltransferase, which produces MSRMGNNPIIHPLALVEEGAVIGPNSLIGPFCCVGSEVEIGAGVELISHCVVAGKTKIGDFTKVFPMAVLGGDTQSKYHNFVGTELLVGKKCVIREGVTINRGTVEYGGKTIVGDNNFFLANSHVAHDCKLGNGIVLSNNVMIAGHVIVDDRVVFGGGSAVHQFTRIGKYAFIGGMTGVVHDVIPYGILNGNPGALRGVNVVAMRRAGFSRDTIHLIRAVYKQIFQQGDSIYKNAGAIREQNVSCPEVSDIINFIFADRKRPLSNWGNSKK; this is translated from the coding sequence ATGAGTCGCATGGGTAACAATCCTATTATTCATCCCCTCGCTTTAGTAGAAGAAGGAGCTGTTATTGGTCCCAATAGTTTGATAGGTCCATTTTGCTGTGTGGGTTCGGAAGTTGAAATTGGCGCTGGTGTTGAATTAATATCGCATTGTGTTGTGGCGGGTAAAACTAAAATCGGGGATTTTACTAAAGTTTTTCCTATGGCGGTTTTAGGTGGGGATACGCAGAGTAAATATCATAACTTCGTCGGGACGGAGTTGTTGGTCGGCAAAAAATGTGTAATTCGCGAAGGTGTGACCATCAATAGAGGAACCGTTGAGTATGGCGGGAAAACCATTGTAGGTGATAATAATTTCTTTTTGGCTAATTCGCACGTTGCGCATGATTGTAAGCTTGGGAATGGCATTGTTTTATCTAATAATGTAATGATTGCAGGGCATGTCATTGTTGATGATAGAGTGGTTTTCGGAGGTGGTTCTGCTGTACATCAATTCACACGTATTGGAAAATATGCCTTTATAGGAGGGATGACGGGTGTTGTTCATGATGTTATCCCTTATGGCATCCTGAATGGTAATCCTGGAGCCTTGAGAGGAGTGAATGTCGTAGCAATGAGGCGTGCTGGTTTCAGTAGAGATACGATTCATCTTATTCGAGCTGTGTATAAACAAATTTTTCAACAGGGTGATTCTATTTATAAGAATGCAGGAGCTATTCGCGAACAGAATGTCAGCTGTCCTGAGGTATCAGATATAATTAATTTTATTTTTGCTGATCGCAAGCGTCCTCTTTCTAATTGGGGAAATTCGAAAAAATAG
- a CDS encoding LpxI family protein — MKRLLIIAGSGMLPYYVAKAARLKNDEPVIASVLNECSFDWQDFECRELPLGDFCVLRSILHQYNIGRIVVAGAIDRRPNVQDLCFSIKDSLRISKMIWQLVSGGNAAILKASIDLLESYGVSVVGAHEIVPELLVQVGSLGTCVPNRDVKRDILAAMKSAEALSELDVGQSAVSIGGRVVALEGIEGTDSMLQRIVDCRNNGRILAGKSGVLVKMCKSQQDMRADLPSIGAKTVQNVIKAGLAGIALEAGKSLVLEKELVKKHADEAGIFVCGIDREFAI; from the coding sequence GTGAAACGTCTTCTTATCATTGCTGGTTCTGGTATGTTGCCTTATTATGTTGCAAAGGCTGCTAGGTTAAAAAATGATGAACCTGTCATTGCATCAGTTTTAAATGAATGTTCTTTTGATTGGCAAGATTTCGAATGTCGAGAACTGCCATTAGGTGATTTTTGTGTTTTACGATCAATTTTACACCAATACAATATAGGTAGGATTGTTGTAGCAGGAGCAATAGATCGTCGTCCGAATGTGCAAGATTTATGTTTTTCTATTAAGGATTCATTGAGAATTTCAAAGATGATATGGCAGTTAGTCTCTGGTGGAAATGCAGCTATTCTCAAAGCAAGCATTGATCTTCTCGAGAGTTATGGAGTGAGTGTCGTTGGAGCACATGAGATTGTACCTGAGTTATTAGTACAAGTAGGCTCTTTGGGTACTTGTGTTCCTAATAGAGATGTCAAACGGGATATATTGGCTGCTATGAAATCAGCAGAGGCGTTGTCTGAACTTGATGTTGGACAATCTGCAGTTAGTATTGGAGGGAGGGTTGTCGCTTTAGAAGGGATTGAAGGAACCGATTCTATGTTGCAACGTATCGTAGACTGTAGAAATAATGGGAGAATTCTCGCCGGTAAATCTGGAGTGTTAGTCAAAATGTGTAAGTCACAACAAGATATGCGTGCAGATTTACCTTCTATTGGAGCAAAAACAGTGCAAAATGTGATTAAGGCAGGTCTTGCTGGGATTGCTTTGGAGGCTGGGAAATCTCTTGTTTTGGAAAAAGAACTTGTAAAAAAACATGCAGATGAAGCGGGTATTTTTGTTTGTGGCATAGATCGTGAATTTGCAATATGA
- the lpxB gene encoding lipid-A-disaccharide synthase encodes MNSLKIAVIAGEISGDLLAGDLIKSLKEMVSYPINLVGVGGPSLQKEGLVSLFDFSELSVIGIMQVVRHLPQFIFRINQTVELIVSSKPDVLLIVDNPDFTHRVAKRVRKKMPNLPIINYVCPSVWAWREGRARKMCAYINQVISILPFEKEVMQRLGGPPTTFVGHPLSSSPSILEVYSQRNKQRNTPSQWKKILLLPGSRAQEIYKILPFFESAVASLVKRNPFFRFSLVTVSSQENLVRCIVSKWDISPEIIIDKEQKKQVFMTCNAAMAASGTVILELALCGIPVVSIYKSEWIVNFFIFYIKTWTCALPNLIVDYPLVPEYFNSMIRSEALVRWIERLSQDTLQRRAMLHGFENLWDRMNTKKPAGHMAAEIVLQVLG; translated from the coding sequence ATGAATTCACTTAAGATTGCTGTTATTGCTGGTGAGATATCAGGAGATCTTCTTGCTGGTGATCTGATAAAGTCTCTCAAAGAGATGGTAAGTTATCCTATCAATTTAGTAGGGGTTGGTGGTCCTTCTTTGCAAAAAGAAGGGCTTGTTTCTTTGTTTGATTTTTCTGAATTATCAGTAATTGGAATTATGCAAGTTGTTAGACATTTACCTCAGTTTATTTTTCGTATTAATCAGACCGTAGAATTAATTGTTTCTTCTAAACCGGATGTCTTATTGATTGTTGATAATCCTGATTTTACGCACCGTGTGGCAAAACGTGTTCGCAAAAAAATGCCAAATCTTCCAATAATTAATTACGTTTGTCCAAGTGTTTGGGCATGGCGTGAAGGACGTGCACGTAAAATGTGTGCGTATATTAATCAGGTTATATCTATTCTTCCTTTTGAAAAAGAAGTTATGCAGAGGTTAGGCGGACCTCCTACTACATTCGTAGGTCATCCTTTGAGTAGTAGTCCTTCGATATTAGAAGTATATAGTCAGAGAAACAAACAACGAAATACTCCTTCTCAATGGAAAAAGATACTTTTGTTGCCTGGATCACGTGCTCAAGAGATTTATAAAATTTTGCCTTTTTTTGAAAGTGCTGTAGCATCTCTTGTTAAACGAAATCCTTTTTTTAGATTTTCATTAGTGACAGTATCATCGCAAGAAAATCTTGTGCGTTGTATAGTCTCGAAATGGGATATATCTCCTGAGATTATTATTGATAAAGAACAGAAAAAACAAGTGTTTATGACATGTAATGCTGCAATGGCTGCATCTGGAACAGTTATTTTGGAGTTAGCACTATGTGGCATTCCTGTTGTTTCTATTTATAAATCAGAGTGGATTGTGAATTTTTTTATTTTTTATATAAAGACATGGACTTGTGCTTTGCCTAATCTTATTGTTGATTATCCTTTAGTCCCTGAGTATTTCAATAGTATGATTCGTTCGGAGGCATTGGTGCGTTGGATTGAAAGGTTATCTCAGGATACTTTGCAACGGCGTGCTATGTTACATGGTTTTGAAAATTTGTGGGATCGTATGAATACAAAGAAGCCAGCAGGTCACATGGCGGCAGAAATAGTGCTTCAAGTATTAGGTTAG
- the recF gene encoding DNA replication/repair protein RecF (All proteins in this family for which functions are known are DNA-binding proteins that assist the filamentation of RecA onto DNA for the initiation of recombination or recombinational repair.): MTNRIKIKFLNISEFRNYASLRLVFDAQHTIFVGDNGVGKTNILEAISFLSPGRGFRRASYADVTRIGSPSFFSTFARVEGMEGLADISIKLETRDDRSVRCLQINDVVIRVVDELNKHLRISWLVPSMDRIFSGLSMERRRFLDRMVFAIDPRHRRRMIDFERLMRGRNRLLTEGYFDSSWCSSIEAQMAELGVKINIARVEMINALSSLIMEYVQKENFPHIKLSLTGFLDGKFDQSFCALKEEYAKKLFDGRKMDSMSRRTLIGPHRSDLIVDYCDKAITIAHGSTGEQKVVLVGIFLAHARLISNTTGFAPILLLDEISAHLDEDKRNALFRIVTDIGSQIFMTGTDKSVFDSLNETAKFMRISNHQALCI, translated from the coding sequence ATGACTAATAGAATCAAAATTAAGTTTTTAAATATTAGTGAATTTCGTAATTATGCTTCCTTGCGTCTAGTATTTGATGCCCAGCATACTATTTTCGTTGGGGATAATGGAGTAGGTAAAACTAATATTTTAGAAGCTATCTCATTCTTATCGCCTGGTAGAGGATTTCGTCGTGCATCGTATGCGGATGTCACTCGGATTGGATCTCCCTCTTTTTTTTCTACTTTTGCACGCGTAGAAGGAATGGAAGGATTAGCAGATATATCTATAAAACTAGAGACCAGAGATGATAGAAGTGTGCGATGTTTACAGATCAACGATGTTGTAATACGTGTTGTAGACGAATTAAACAAGCATCTTAGAATTAGTTGGCTTGTTCCTTCTATGGATCGGATTTTTAGTGGTCTTTCTATGGAAAGACGCCGTTTCTTGGATAGAATGGTTTTTGCGATTGATCCGAGGCATAGACGTCGTATGATCGATTTTGAGCGTTTGATGCGCGGTCGTAATCGCTTATTAACAGAAGGTTATTTTGATTCGTCTTGGTGTAGCAGTATCGAAGCGCAAATGGCAGAGTTAGGGGTAAAAATAAATATTGCACGTGTAGAGATGATAAATGCACTTTCTTCTTTAATTATGGAATATGTACAAAAAGAAAACTTTCCTCATATTAAGTTAAGTTTAACAGGCTTTCTTGATGGGAAATTCGATCAATCTTTTTGTGCATTGAAAGAAGAATATGCAAAAAAACTTTTTGATGGACGAAAGATGGATTCCATGTCGAGGCGTACTTTAATAGGTCCTCATAGAAGTGATTTGATTGTTGATTATTGTGATAAAGCCATAACCATAGCACATGGTTCAACCGGAGAACAAAAGGTTGTTTTAGTTGGAATTTTTTTGGCGCATGCACGTTTAATATCTAATACCACTGGTTTTGCTCCGATTTTACTTTTAGATGAAATTTCAGCGCATCTTGATGAAGATAAACGCAATGCGCTTTTTAGAATTGTTACTGATATAGGTAGTCAAATTTTCATGACAGGAACTGATAAATCAGTCTTTGATTCTCTCAATGAAACGGCGAAATTCATGCGTATTTCTAATCATCAAGCATTATGTATTTGA
- a CDS encoding 3-deoxy-manno-octulosonate cytidylyltransferase, producing MKDQHIKEKVLVIIPARLNSMRFPKKILADINGLPMILHTAIRARKANIGRVIVAVDDTKINEIVLQAGFESVMTHTSHQSGSDRIFEALNIIDSDKKSQIIVNMQADIPNIEPEILASVLLPLQNPIVDIGTLGTRIHGSTDPDDPNIVKIVVASPSENGCFRALYFTRTKTPHGTGPFYQHLGIYAYRREALKRFTQLSPSVLEQRESLEQLRALEARMRIDVKIVQSNAMSVDTTNDLEKVRTLIPHDHHKGLYKKIFNDKILKS from the coding sequence ATGAAGGATCAACACATTAAAGAAAAAGTTTTGGTTATCATTCCAGCTCGTTTAAACTCAATGAGATTCCCCAAAAAAATTCTTGCCGATATCAATGGACTGCCTATGATACTCCATACTGCAATCCGTGCACGCAAAGCAAATATTGGACGTGTAATAGTTGCTGTTGACGACACAAAAATAAATGAAATTGTATTACAGGCAGGATTCGAATCGGTAATGACACATACAAGTCATCAATCAGGATCCGACCGCATATTTGAGGCCTTAAATATTATAGATTCAGACAAAAAATCCCAAATCATTGTGAATATGCAAGCAGATATTCCGAACATAGAACCTGAAATCTTAGCATCTGTACTTCTACCCCTACAAAATCCTATAGTTGATATAGGAACCCTCGGGACAAGAATTCATGGTAGTACAGATCCAGATGATCCTAATATTGTCAAAATAGTTGTTGCTTCCCCTTCCGAAAATGGATGTTTTCGTGCACTATATTTTACACGTACCAAAACTCCGCATGGAACAGGACCGTTCTACCAACATCTCGGTATTTATGCTTATAGACGTGAAGCATTGAAACGCTTTACTCAACTCTCCCCTTCCGTGCTAGAACAAAGGGAATCCCTTGAACAATTACGTGCTTTAGAAGCACGTATGCGCATTGATGTTAAAATAGTCCAATCAAATGCAATGAGCGTTGATACTACAAACGATCTAGAAAAAGTGCGTACTTTAATCCCTCATGACCACCATAAAGGCCTTTATAAGAAAATTTTTAACGATAAAATATTAAAGAGTTAA
- a CDS encoding SH3 domain-containing protein, which yields MFTHAEKILYSLDLRKYMPKILQNSLIFTLAIYFYLAPILALSHEKEIFEKKPLPRFVTIKASRANSRIGPGIMYTVVCTYLTKGLPVEVVKEYENWRQIRDFDGTIGWINKSLLSGKRSAIVSPWNRKTNNPIYINLYKKPDIQSIIVAKVEPGVLLTIRECSGEWCFGYNLDTEGWIKKQKIWGIYPGEVFK from the coding sequence ATGTTCACTCACGCTGAAAAAATTCTCTATAGCTTGGATCTAAGAAAATATATGCCTAAAATATTGCAGAATTCGCTTATTTTTACGTTAGCAATATATTTTTATTTAGCTCCGATTCTTGCCCTCTCTCACGAAAAAGAAATATTTGAAAAAAAACCTCTACCACGTTTTGTCACAATTAAAGCTAGTCGCGCTAATTCCCGTATAGGACCTGGGATAATGTATACTGTTGTTTGTACATATTTAACAAAAGGGCTTCCTGTCGAAGTTGTGAAAGAATATGAAAATTGGAGACAAATTCGTGATTTTGATGGCACCATTGGTTGGATCAACAAAAGTTTACTTTCCGGCAAACGTTCTGCTATCGTTTCCCCATGGAATCGTAAAACAAACAACCCAATATATATTAATCTATATAAGAAACCAGATATACAATCTATAATCGTAGCTAAAGTAGAACCTGGAGTTTTGCTCACAATACGGGAATGTTCGGGGGAATGGTGTTTTGGATACAACTTGGATACAGAGGGATGGATCAAGAAACAAAAAATTTGGGGAATATATCCCGGAGAAGTATTCAAATAA
- a CDS encoding YbaB/EbfC family nucleoid-associated protein produces the protein MSNIMKMVGQFKEIQGKMEKMKESITSLEAEGNAGGGMVSVRINGKNMLTGVKIDRSLLFEDNVEILEDLIIAAHSDAHKKIEDLVATKTQEITEGLPIPPGLKFPF, from the coding sequence ATGAGCAATATAATGAAAATGGTTGGACAATTCAAAGAAATACAGGGAAAAATGGAAAAAATGAAGGAATCCATCACTTCTTTAGAGGCAGAAGGCAATGCTGGAGGAGGAATGGTAAGTGTTCGTATCAATGGTAAGAATATGCTAACAGGGGTAAAAATTGATAGGTCTCTGTTATTTGAAGACAATGTTGAAATATTAGAAGATCTAATTATTGCTGCTCACAGTGATGCTCATAAAAAAATAGAAGATCTTGTAGCCACAAAGACTCAAGAGATCACGGAAGGATTGCCTATTCCCCCTGGTTTGAAATTCCCTTTCTAA